TGGACTCACCAGTTTACACACTGATTTGGCATCTTCAGAAAACTTCTGCGAATAAACTTCCTCCGTCTCCAGGACTCTCCTGTCCACTTCCTCCCTCTTCACCTTCTCCTTCCTCCCCCTGAATGGAGACTGGCCGGCTATCATCTCGTAGATCAGGCAGCCCAGGCCCCAGAAGTCAGGACTCAAGGTATATTTGTGGTTGTTAAGAACTTCTGGAGCTGGAGGAAAGGGACATATATTATTCATGTTTGTCTGGTCTTGTCTGGAGGCCTTTCCAATCTACCCAGCAGAAGACCAAACAGCACCCACATAATGCACTCAGGCCTAACTTAGGGCATGTGGCACACTGCGTGAAACATTATAAGGAATCCATGGTTGTTACCCACTTCTGTATGGAAAACAATTTTAAAGGGTCAGTAATCTTTTGTAAGATAATTAAGATCTCTTTCCTCCAGGTCCCATTAGAAATGCACAAAGATAAAGAGAATCCCATTGGTCTTCAATACACAGTGAGATGCAGGGATCTGCCTCTTTCTACTTCCTGTTCCCTTTGTGGTGCTTTTGTCAGGGATAATTAGGGTTTTTTAGTTGGCACTTACCCATGTACCCAACTGTCCCCACCCGTCCATGAATTGAGTCGCCTTCTGGGATTTTGACAGCCAGACCCAAGTCAGAAATCCTTATATGACCTGGTGATGAAACATATAAGAATAGATTATGAACCAggcttttacctttttaaagcaCTACACAAAACATTTAATAACAATACAGACGGATGTGATCTTTGTGTGAACCCCTTTTCTAGACTTTTGACACCCTAGATACATGTTATTGTGTTTAATCTCTGGAGCCACGGAACAAAAGGACCTGTTTTTTTCCACTAGGTGCAAGGGGAGGTGTGTGAATGGGTGCAAATGCCCTTTCAATTTCATTTTTGTGCCTAACTGTGCTCCTGTGCTTTGCTCCCTtatgttctgactctttgtgCCCAATTGAATGCCACCCAATACCACTAGGCAGGTGCAAATCACGTCCAAATCTGCACTATTTGCAACCTGGTATAAAGATTGGCACATGTGTGGGTGATATAGAGGGAATTCTGGGAAGTCAAAGCACTTTTTGCAGGGTGATGTGGTTTTGATTTGCCTTTTATTCTCCCTATTATTCTGTTAAAGCCTCTCCTCTCTGCAACAGTGTCAACAATGGAAACCAACAAGCTGACGATGGCAACTCCAACTAGACTCTAACGCATTCACAGAAATGGCAGAGGTCTCCCCACTCACCATTATCATCCAGAAGGATATTTTCTGGTTTCAGGTCCCTTTAATAAAGAGATAAGGAGAAATGAGAAAAGATCCGAAACCTCATTCATAAAGTGTGAAGAAACCTACGCCAACCTCAACTTCATGGATTTGTAACATGTTTCTACTTTGGCTGAATTAACTCAGAGATCCTTAATCAATGGAAATGTTACTGAAAGGTGTTTTTCGTTTGGACGAAGAATGGGAGGAAGAACATTGGTAAAAAGGAGGAAAAACAGTGGagttttccgttttttttttaaggtaaaataATGAGATGTTTACCTTGTTTCTCCCTTTGACGGACAGTTTATAAACAGGCAACGTGTAACTTCATTGAAAGTGAATGCATTGTGGTAGGCACGGGCACTGAGCCAATGAGGCCACCTCAGCTGGAACTACCCTACTGTTAGCAGAGGCAGAAAAAAGCTCCTGGTAACTTTCAGAGCCGAAATTtcggttttcaaactggaaatttggctcatctaacacagagagcacaattgtactTCTAGCACCCTGGATGCCCCAGACCTGCCTGGACCCCCCTTGGAGCCGaaaaaggtggggggggggcagcagcttTAAGCCTCCTGAGGTGGCAAACGGTAAAGGGCAAAAGGGCTAGGATCCCCCCTTGAGGTTGGACATGTTACAAATGGGTAgagatgcaccgaaaccaggaatcagttcgggattcggcctttttcagcaggattcagattctgctgaatccttgtgcctggccaatctgaatcctaatttccatatgcaaattagggagggaaaatcacgtgacttttcctttcccactcctaatttgcatacgcaaattaggattcggttcagtattcagctgaatcatgAAGGCTTCGGAGATTCAGCCGAATTccgaaaaagtggattcggtgcatccctacaaatggAGCCAAATTCTATATTTGAGGGGTTCCAGTAGATGCCGTGGGAAGAGGGTATGGGCAAGTCGGTGCGTAATTGGAATCATTATCACTAATATTGTCCCTCTCCCGGCCCTACAGGGTCTCACCGGTACACAATGTTCTCTCTATGAAGGTCCCCCAGGCCGCACAGTATCTCGGCTGCatagaaagaagccctttcttcCTGAAATCCCGGATTCCCCATGTTGTAAATATGGAACTTCAAGTCTCCACCGTTCATTAGCGTCAGCACCAGGCACAGCGCGTCCTTCGTCTCGTAGGCGTACGCCAGGTTTACCTTTGGGTGAAATAGAAAGTCTCATTCTGTGTCTACATTGAGCACCATCAATCTCCTTTTCATGACATCATTTCTTAAACTTCTAGGGAAGAGATGAAGTTAGAGATAGTTACATATCAATAAGAGACGTATCCTATTCCTGGCCGTTCCCTTCTTACCACAAATCTGCTGGTGACTTTCTCCAGGATCTGCTTCTCATTCAGAGCCATGGATTCCCCTTTCCTCTTTTTGATCCTCTTCTTCTCGAGCCTCTTGCAGGCGTACATCTTCCCCGTGGCTCGGACCTGGCAAGCGCACACCTGTCAATCATACGCCCCTGGTTATTACGTGGGTTATCAGTCTGACCTGCTCAGCTCATTGGGGATCAGTCCTCATCATGTGACACCAATACTATCCGTGTCCCTATATAATGTGCCCCATTGATACCAAGGAAAGAGGCAATACAGTAGCAAGGGCAAAGTTGATTGGCTCTCACAGAGCAGACATGTGAATGCTCCCAAAATGGCCCCATTGACATTTGATTCCACTGACTCCATCCAGACAGAAAAGCCGCACCACCATTACTGCAGGTAGGAGGTCCCAACCCCAAATGACATCACATGACATCACTATGCCCCAGTAATAAGAGATGACATcattaaggatatattttacaggttaatCACAAGCAAATTTAAGGAGAATAATTTCTCACTGTTTCAGCAGCAAATCCGCAGCCCCGAGACTCACCTCTCCGAAACCTCCTTTACCCAGAACCCTGTACTGCCGGAAAGTGTTCTTGGTTACGGGCAGCCTGTAAGACATCAGCGAGATCCTTTCACTTCAATTCGATTTTTACCTTTACTTCAAATCAATTCAGAACAAGGAATCAAAGGCAATGTGTAGACTTGTGACACTGCTCAAGGTACCCCAACACCCCCTTTTTGATTAAAGACGACCATCTGTAAATAGAAACAATCAGCTGCCCCTCCCCCATCCTCACCTTTCCAGACATTTCCATTGGAGGAAGCGGTCGAAGTACATGCTCTCCAAATAGCAATGGAAGGGCTCAGCGCTCAGAAAGTCCGACACGGATCTATCTCAGAGGCACAAGGAGAAGCATTTTATAGTCCAGATTTGGTACAAGAATCTTCTGGTGGATTTATGCATGCAAGTCAAGATTTCCCAGAATTCCCAGGTGCAAGTGAAAGTCACTCATCCTTTGCCATTTTTAACTTCACTTCTAACTGTCACTTCTAACTGTCACTTCTAGATGCCATTTCTAACTGGCACTTCTAACTGTCATTTCTAACTGGCACTTCTGTCATTTCTAATTGGCACTTCTAGATGACATTACTAACTGGCACTTCTAGATGCCATTTCTAACTAGCACTTCTAACTGTCATTTCTAACTGGCACTTCTAACTGTCATTTCTAACTGTCACTTCTAGATGCCATTTCTAACTGGCACTTCTAACTATCATTTCTAACTGGCACTTCTGTCATTTCTAACTGGCACTTCTGTCAT
This sequence is a window from Xenopus laevis strain J_2021 chromosome 7S, Xenopus_laevis_v10.1, whole genome shotgun sequence. Protein-coding genes within it:
- the grk5.S gene encoding G protein-coupled receptor kinase 5 isoform X3; the protein is MPCLRYMSLKLAKILFTKWRRNWRSVPTKNCFLTVQNRSVSDFLSAEPFHCYLESMYFDRFLQWKCLERLPVTKNTFRQYRVLGKGGFGEVCACQVRATGKMYACKRLEKKRIKKRKGESMALNEKQILEKVTSRFVVNLAYAYETKDALCLVLTLMNGGDLKFHIYNMGNPGFQEERASFYAAEILCGLGDLHRENIVYRDLKPENILLDDNGHIRISDLGLAVKIPEGDSIHGRVGTVGYMAPEVLNNHKYTLSPDFWGLGCLIYEMIAGQSPFRGRKEKVKREEVDRRVLETEEVYSQKFSEDAKSVCKLLLTRDVKQRLGCQEGGAVDVKRHPFFRVINFKRLEAGIMDPPFVPDPRAVYCKDVLDIEQFSTVKGVNLDQTDDDFYTKFSTDSVSIPWQNEMIETECFKELNVYGPNRTLSPDLNRSHPPEPPKKSLLHRIFRRQHQNNSNSSPCTKSSLNHDVNTNHISTISMGSS
- the grk5.S gene encoding G protein-coupled receptor kinase 5 isoform X4: MSLKLAKILFTKWRRNWRSVPTKNCFLTVQNRSVSDFLSAEPFHCYLESMYFDRFLQWKCLERLPVTKNTFRQYRVLGKGGFGEVCACQVRATGKMYACKRLEKKRIKKRKGESMALNEKQILEKVTSRFVVNLAYAYETKDALCLVLTLMNGGDLKFHIYNMGNPGFQEERASFYAAEILCGLGDLHRENIVYRDLKPENILLDDNGHIRISDLGLAVKIPEGDSIHGRVGTVGYMAPEVLNNHKYTLSPDFWGLGCLIYEMIAGQSPFRGRKEKVKREEVDRRVLETEEVYSQKFSEDAKSVCKLLLTRDVKQRLGCQEGGAVDVKRHPFFRVINFKRLEAGIMDPPFVPDPRAVYCKDVLDIEQFSTVKGVNLDQTDDDFYTKFSTDSVSIPWQNEMIETECFKELNVYGPNRTLSPDLNRSHPPEPPKKSLLHRIFRRQHQNNSNSSPCTKSSLNHDVNTNHISTISMGSS